A region of Streptomyces sp. NBC_01267 DNA encodes the following proteins:
- a CDS encoding transposase domain-containing protein, protein MSDRIALGVLTRLFPPELVDEVVVECGRVEERSRLLPARVVVYFVLAMCLFSGQGYEEVAQLLTQGLERVCQTSGSVSHSVVTLCGEGR, encoded by the coding sequence TTGTCGGACCGTATCGCTCTGGGTGTGTTGACGCGGCTGTTCCCGCCTGAGTTGGTGGACGAGGTGGTCGTCGAGTGCGGTCGTGTAGAAGAGCGGTCGCGGTTGTTGCCTGCCCGGGTGGTGGTGTACTTCGTGCTCGCCATGTGTCTGTTCTCCGGGCAGGGGTATGAGGAGGTGGCCCAGCTGCTGACGCAGGGGCTGGAGCGGGTCTGTCAAACGAGCGGCTCTGTCTCACATTCGGTGGTGACTCTGTGTGGCGAGGGTCGTTGA
- a CDS encoding alpha/beta hydrolase produces MAVGYLVSVVLAVLIVVFCLARIRGPKPLFYFSYRLGLVFNEIPHVALYALVASTALAFSEGDITTTSDRVNVGVAGAAAAGLVVVTLRGMRAASVVRVALDDALGSRTGTHRRPPLARILLRPVFRRRRDVKRVGNLSYGDGGRRNLLDVYHHRSRPEGGSVMIHFHGGHYDQGRKNTQSLPLLYRLASQGWVCISANYRLRPDFQHPAHLIDAKKVIVWAREHAVEYGAASAAAVFVTGSSAGGHMAAQAALTPNEPAYQPGFEEADTSVTAAVALNGFLAEYFDGDPATSPVNLVRADAPPFLIAHGDLDEMVDTENPTALVTALRSVSTSPVVYVELPGAHHAFDLFHSFRFEALIDGIEDFAAWVTARKNSA; encoded by the coding sequence GTGGCTGTGGGCTATCTGGTGAGCGTGGTGTTGGCCGTACTCATCGTGGTGTTCTGTCTGGCTCGCATACGCGGGCCGAAACCGCTCTTCTACTTCAGCTACCGGCTCGGACTGGTCTTCAATGAGATCCCGCACGTCGCTCTCTACGCACTGGTGGCCTCGACGGCACTGGCCTTCTCCGAGGGAGACATCACCACGACCTCCGACCGGGTGAACGTCGGGGTGGCAGGGGCCGCGGCTGCCGGGCTCGTGGTGGTCACCCTGCGCGGAATGCGGGCGGCGTCCGTGGTACGTGTCGCCTTGGACGACGCGCTCGGTTCCCGTACGGGGACGCACCGTCGGCCGCCGCTGGCACGCATCCTGCTCAGGCCGGTCTTTCGCCGCCGCCGTGACGTCAAACGGGTGGGCAACCTCAGCTACGGGGACGGAGGCCGCCGCAACCTCCTCGACGTCTACCACCACCGCTCGCGCCCCGAGGGCGGCTCCGTGATGATCCACTTCCATGGTGGCCACTACGACCAGGGCCGGAAGAACACTCAGTCGCTGCCCCTGCTCTACCGGCTCGCCAGTCAGGGCTGGGTCTGCATCAGCGCCAATTACCGGCTGCGGCCCGACTTCCAGCACCCCGCCCATCTGATCGACGCGAAGAAGGTCATCGTCTGGGCTCGCGAACACGCAGTAGAGTACGGCGCGGCTTCCGCGGCGGCCGTGTTCGTGACGGGGAGCTCCGCGGGTGGGCACATGGCAGCGCAGGCCGCACTCACCCCCAATGAACCGGCCTACCAGCCCGGGTTCGAGGAGGCGGACACCTCTGTGACCGCCGCCGTCGCACTCAACGGCTTTCTTGCGGAGTATTTCGACGGAGACCCGGCGACCTCGCCGGTGAACCTCGTCCGGGCGGATGCGCCACCGTTCCTCATCGCGCACGGGGACTTGGACGAGATGGTGGACACCGAGAATCCCACGGCCCTTGTCACCGCTCTGCGCTCCGTTTCCACATCGCCAGTCGTGTACGTCGAACTGCCCGGCGCGCACCATGCGTTCGACCTCTTCCACTCTTTCCGGTTCGAGGCGCTCATCGACGGGATCGAGGACTTCGCTGCGTGGGTGACGGCCCGGAAAAACAGTGCCTAG
- a CDS encoding aldo/keto reductase: MEYTQLGTSGLKISRIALGCMSFGDPDKRTSWALDESAAEPVFRQAVELGITFWDTANIYSLGTSEEIVGRAVRKYTQREDVVLATKLWAPMHEGPGGSGLSRKAVMEQIDASLRRLDTDFVDLYQIHRFDPQTPVEETMEALHDVVKAGKARYIGASSMWAWQFSKMQHAAQANGWTRFVSMQDQYSLIHREEEREMFGLLADQGVGSIPWSPLGGGLVTRPWGERSTQRAELNRTVDQQDRPIFLDSDRAIVGAVQRIALARDVPMAQVAMAWVLKNPVVSAPIVGSTKPHHLADAVAALDLELTAEEIGCLEEPYITREPTFF, translated from the coding sequence ATGGAGTACACACAACTGGGAACGTCGGGGCTCAAGATCAGTCGGATCGCGCTGGGTTGCATGAGCTTCGGCGATCCCGACAAGAGGACGTCGTGGGCGCTCGACGAGAGTGCGGCCGAGCCGGTTTTTCGCCAGGCGGTCGAGCTGGGCATCACGTTCTGGGACACCGCGAACATCTACAGCCTGGGTACCTCTGAGGAGATCGTCGGGCGGGCGGTGCGGAAGTACACCCAGCGCGAGGACGTCGTGCTGGCCACCAAGTTGTGGGCGCCGATGCATGAGGGCCCAGGCGGGTCGGGGCTGTCGCGGAAAGCCGTCATGGAGCAGATCGACGCCTCGCTGCGGCGTCTGGACACCGACTTCGTCGACCTGTACCAGATCCACCGCTTTGACCCGCAGACGCCGGTCGAGGAGACGATGGAGGCGCTGCACGATGTGGTCAAGGCGGGCAAGGCCCGCTATATCGGTGCTTCGTCGATGTGGGCCTGGCAGTTCTCCAAGATGCAGCATGCCGCGCAGGCGAACGGGTGGACTCGGTTCGTCTCCATGCAGGACCAGTACAGCCTGATCCACCGCGAGGAAGAACGCGAGATGTTCGGTCTTCTCGCCGACCAGGGCGTGGGAAGCATCCCGTGGAGTCCTCTGGGCGGCGGGCTGGTCACCAGGCCGTGGGGCGAACGCTCCACGCAGCGCGCGGAGCTCAACCGGACCGTCGACCAGCAGGACCGCCCGATCTTCCTCGACAGCGACCGTGCCATCGTCGGGGCCGTGCAGCGCATCGCCCTGGCCCGCGACGTGCCGATGGCACAAGTCGCCATGGCCTGGGTGTTGAAGAACCCGGTGGTCTCCGCTCCGATCGTGGGATCGACCAAGCCGCACCACCTTGCCGACGCCGTCGCCGCGCTCGACCTCGAACTCACCGCCGAGGAGATCGGCTGCCTCGAAGAGCCCTACATCACGCGGGAGCCCACGTTCTTCTGA
- a CDS encoding SRPBCC family protein: MKSKEEEHRERLGPERVAKVDNHNTIFPNFSWLAVGLSTMRVWHPRGPGQIEVWAWSYLPKNAPDQVKAEMRKMTQRMFSPAGSFETDDGENWTEIQQVLCGHAGSDAPFLIALRPWTAKLTFHARNSMASCTNEPTGARCWPSRRH, from the coding sequence CTGAAGTCCAAGGAGGAAGAGCACCGGGAACGGCTCGGGCCGGAACGGGTGGCGAAGGTGGACAACCACAACACGATCTTCCCGAACTTCTCGTGGCTCGCCGTCGGCCTCTCCACGATGCGGGTGTGGCACCCGCGCGGCCCCGGCCAGATCGAGGTATGGGCCTGGAGCTATCTGCCCAAGAACGCACCCGACCAGGTCAAGGCCGAGATGCGGAAGATGACCCAGCGGATGTTCAGCCCGGCGGGATCGTTCGAGACCGACGACGGCGAGAACTGGACCGAGATCCAGCAAGTGCTGTGCGGTCACGCGGGATCCGATGCGCCCTTCCTGATCGCGCTCCGGCCCTGGACTGCCAAGTTGACTTTTCATGCAAGAAACTCGATGGCATCTTGCACAAATGAACCTACAGGGGCACGGTGTTGGCCATCGCGCCGTCACTGA
- a CDS encoding Rieske 2Fe-2S domain-containing protein, protein MAESQRLHQERTWLFLAHESQRPKPGSFIQTYLAEDPVPVRQRDGSVKAFLNQCRHRGMRICRTDADTSKTFTCTCHGWAYDLAGALINVPLEETAHRNEIDKSQGAALKVPRIANYRGFHFGIWSQETLEFEDYLGDMAFSFNAVVDRFDGGLELAPGTTKWVIDCNWKFAAEQFASDMYHAPVSHAAAMMALTDDPNISGSNTQPGVQGRQFSENGHGSGGFFQPESVIKAP, encoded by the coding sequence CTGGCAGAGTCGCAGCGCCTCCACCAGGAGCGGACCTGGCTGTTCCTCGCGCACGAGTCCCAGCGGCCGAAGCCGGGCAGCTTCATCCAGACCTACCTGGCCGAGGACCCGGTCCCGGTCCGGCAGCGGGACGGGTCGGTAAAGGCATTCCTCAACCAGTGCCGGCACCGGGGCATGAGGATCTGCCGTACGGACGCCGACACCAGCAAGACGTTCACCTGCACCTGCCACGGGTGGGCCTACGACCTGGCGGGCGCCCTGATCAACGTGCCGCTGGAGGAGACGGCGCACCGCAATGAGATCGACAAGAGCCAGGGGGCCGCTCTGAAGGTCCCGCGGATCGCGAACTACCGGGGCTTCCACTTCGGCATTTGGTCGCAGGAGACCCTGGAGTTCGAGGACTACCTCGGCGACATGGCCTTCTCCTTCAACGCGGTCGTCGACCGCTTCGACGGCGGCCTGGAGCTGGCGCCCGGAACCACCAAGTGGGTCATCGACTGCAACTGGAAGTTCGCCGCCGAGCAGTTCGCCAGCGACATGTACCACGCGCCCGTCTCGCACGCCGCCGCCATGATGGCGCTCACCGACGATCCCAACATCTCCGGCAGCAACACCCAACCGGGCGTCCAGGGACGTCAGTTCAGCGAGAACGGACACGGGTCCGGGGGCTTCTTCCAACCGGAATCCGTCATCAAGGCGCCCTAG
- a CDS encoding alpha/beta fold hydrolase has translation MSYQWPLEAKELFTERYSQMANTGLPVPDVDAVRAAISDMWADERGGWVHEWSALAARYAEAGSHDLSALAYGWARFPTPADEAKRTALARQTEQYLLAAPGFGLSFRREVLDLPYGGGRTQVPVHVFTPHTAAETGPVLLVSGGVDSWKMDVHGLLVTLCSHAGLPVVAFDIPGTGDSQVPMSPDGAEIVRGLIGHARTLGNGIVVHVGISMGGYYSARSGLAGEADAAVVLGGPVEAAFAGGRIARFGMDGIVGNALGFDRKPSSDALYAALAAFSLRPLLDGDGQAPMLVVNGADDVHVPQDDTLVFEGRRDTDVHLLPDTGHCAVTKLPEVLQIISEWLPRTLAALQATR, from the coding sequence ATGTCGTACCAGTGGCCGCTGGAGGCGAAGGAACTGTTCACCGAGCGGTACTCGCAGATGGCCAATACCGGCCTGCCGGTGCCGGACGTGGACGCGGTGCGCGCCGCGATCTCCGACATGTGGGCGGACGAGCGGGGCGGGTGGGTGCATGAGTGGTCGGCGCTCGCGGCGCGGTACGCCGAGGCCGGATCCCATGACCTTTCCGCCCTCGCCTACGGATGGGCGCGCTTCCCGACGCCGGCCGACGAGGCCAAGCGGACCGCTCTGGCCCGCCAGACCGAGCAGTACCTGCTCGCGGCGCCCGGGTTCGGACTGTCCTTCCGGAGGGAGGTCCTGGACCTGCCGTACGGCGGCGGCCGCACGCAGGTGCCGGTGCACGTCTTCACCCCGCACACCGCCGCCGAGACGGGGCCGGTGCTGCTGGTCAGCGGCGGTGTCGACAGCTGGAAAATGGATGTGCACGGGCTGTTGGTGACGCTCTGCTCGCACGCCGGCCTGCCCGTGGTCGCCTTCGACATCCCCGGTACCGGCGACTCGCAGGTACCGATGAGCCCGGATGGCGCGGAGATCGTCCGGGGCCTGATCGGCCACGCCCGCACCCTGGGCAACGGCATCGTCGTGCACGTGGGCATCTCGATGGGAGGCTACTACTCCGCCCGCTCCGGGCTGGCCGGCGAGGCGGACGCGGCCGTCGTGCTGGGCGGACCGGTCGAGGCTGCGTTCGCCGGCGGACGCATCGCCCGGTTCGGGATGGACGGCATCGTCGGCAACGCCCTGGGCTTCGACCGGAAGCCGAGCAGCGACGCCCTGTACGCGGCGCTGGCGGCGTTCTCCCTGCGGCCGCTGCTCGACGGGGACGGCCAAGCGCCGATGCTCGTCGTCAACGGCGCCGACGACGTCCACGTCCCGCAGGACGACACCCTGGTGTTCGAAGGGCGCCGCGACACCGACGTCCACCTGCTGCCGGACACCGGGCACTGCGCGGTCACAAAGCTCCCCGAAGTCCTGCAGATCATCTCCGAGTGGCTTCCTCGTACTTTGGCTGCCCTCCAGGCAACGAGGTGA
- a CDS encoding TetR/AcrR family transcriptional regulator, with amino-acid sequence MSEEQVRRRTGGRSARVRQAVLDATLQAMAEHGTDAVSIPAVARQAGVHETSVYRRWGTREHLVIDALLTYSQLQLAIPDTGTLREDLIAFAGSLSDYLNSPFGKALARSMATADDDQPLAESREQFWQERLDLARIMIDRAVARGEIPKDTDPALALEVLIAPLHFRVLLTRRPLDAHLAGRLVDVLLDGLIR; translated from the coding sequence ATGAGCGAGGAACAAGTCCGCCGCAGGACCGGCGGCCGATCCGCACGGGTCCGCCAGGCCGTCCTGGACGCGACCCTGCAGGCCATGGCCGAGCACGGCACCGACGCGGTCAGCATCCCCGCGGTCGCCCGACAGGCCGGCGTCCACGAAACCTCCGTCTACCGGCGGTGGGGCACCCGCGAACACCTCGTCATCGACGCCCTACTGACCTATAGCCAGCTCCAGCTCGCCATCCCCGACACCGGGACCCTGCGCGAGGACCTCATCGCGTTCGCAGGCTCGCTGAGCGACTACCTGAACAGTCCCTTCGGCAAGGCCCTCGCCCGCTCCATGGCCACCGCCGACGACGACCAGCCACTCGCCGAAAGCCGTGAACAGTTCTGGCAGGAAAGGCTCGACCTGGCCCGGATCATGATCGACCGGGCCGTCGCCCGCGGAGAGATCCCCAAGGACACCGACCCCGCGCTGGCACTCGAAGTCCTCATCGCACCCCTGCACTTCCGCGTTCTGCTCACTCGCCGGCCCCTGGACGCTCACCTCGCCGGTCGGCTTGTCGACGTGCTCCTGGACGGCCTCATCCGCTGA
- a CDS encoding IS481 family transposase — protein MPHRNAPLTETGRLRLARCVVQDGWPLRRAAERFQVSPTTAQRWAARYRALGEAGMADRSSRPHRSPRRTPTRTERRIIKVRVLRRWGPARIAYLLGLNPATVHRVLTRYKLARLAHLDRVTGRVIRRYEHAAPGDLVHVDIKKLGNIPDGGGHKALGRQAGRKNRAKAGMSFLHNAVDDHSRLAYSEILTDEKKETAVGFWQRAHAYFTAAGITVQRVLTDNGACYKSHLWRNSLAEQGFSHKRTRPYRPQTNGKVERFNRTLLDEWAYAKTYRTETERRDAYPRWLHTYNHHRGHTALKGQPPASRVPNLTGQYS, from the coding sequence ATGCCCCACCGTAATGCACCCCTGACCGAGACCGGACGTCTGCGTCTGGCCCGCTGCGTCGTCCAGGACGGCTGGCCCCTGCGGCGGGCCGCCGAGCGCTTCCAGGTCTCGCCCACGACGGCTCAGCGGTGGGCGGCCCGCTACCGCGCACTGGGTGAGGCCGGGATGGCCGACCGCTCCTCCCGGCCCCACCGCAGCCCGCGCCGGACACCGACCCGCACCGAGCGGCGGATCATCAAGGTCCGGGTTCTGCGCCGCTGGGGACCGGCCCGCATCGCCTACCTGCTCGGGTTGAACCCGGCGACCGTGCACCGCGTCCTGACCCGCTACAAACTGGCCCGACTGGCCCACCTGGACCGAGTGACCGGCAGGGTGATCCGGCGCTACGAGCACGCCGCCCCCGGCGACCTGGTCCACGTCGACATCAAGAAGCTCGGCAACATCCCCGACGGCGGCGGCCACAAGGCCCTCGGCCGGCAAGCAGGCCGCAAGAACCGGGCGAAGGCCGGCATGAGCTTTCTGCACAACGCCGTCGACGACCACTCCCGACTCGCCTACAGCGAGATCCTCACCGATGAGAAGAAGGAAACCGCCGTCGGATTCTGGCAGCGTGCCCACGCCTACTTCACCGCAGCCGGGATCACCGTCCAGCGGGTCCTGACCGACAACGGCGCCTGCTACAAGTCGCACCTATGGCGCAACTCCCTTGCAGAACAAGGATTTTCACATAAGCGCACCCGCCCCTACCGGCCCCAGACGAACGGAAAGGTCGAGCGGTTCAACCGGACCCTGCTGGACGAGTGGGCCTACGCGAAGACCTACCGAACCGAGACCGAACGACGCGACGCCTACCCGCGATGGCTCCACACCTACAATCACCACCGCGGACACACCGCACTCAAGGGCCAGCCACCCGCCAGCCGCGTCCCCAACCTCACGGGTCAGTACAGCTAG
- a CDS encoding helix-turn-helix transcriptional regulator, with product MDARTEFRDFLTSRRARITPEQAGLPANGGNRRVTGLRREEVALLAGVSADYYIKLERGNARGVSDSVLEALSRALHLDEAERAHLFDLAAAANSGTQTPTRTPKLRVRPRIQRILDAMSTTPAYVRNRRLDILATNQLGRALLTPILATPHRPSNVARFMFLDPKAADYYLDWERMAAGTVAILRAEAGRDPHDKALIDLVGELATRSDLFRTRWAAHNVLRHHGGVKQISHPVVGELTLGYEALDVAADSGLTIMAYSAEPDTPTSDALNLLASWAVTSDQSGLSI from the coding sequence ATGGACGCCCGCACCGAGTTCCGCGACTTCCTCACCTCCCGCCGCGCCAGAATCACCCCCGAACAAGCCGGCCTGCCCGCCAACGGCGGAAACCGTCGGGTGACCGGTCTGCGCCGCGAGGAGGTCGCGCTACTGGCAGGCGTCAGCGCCGACTACTACATCAAGCTCGAACGCGGCAACGCGCGCGGCGTCTCCGACAGCGTCCTGGAAGCCCTCTCCCGCGCCCTGCACCTGGACGAGGCCGAACGCGCCCACCTGTTCGACCTGGCCGCCGCCGCCAACTCCGGCACGCAGACACCCACGCGTACCCCCAAGCTCCGCGTACGCCCCCGCATCCAGCGCATCCTGGACGCCATGTCCACCACCCCGGCCTACGTGCGCAACCGCCGCCTGGACATCCTGGCCACCAACCAGCTAGGCAGAGCCCTCCTCACCCCGATCCTTGCGACTCCGCACCGGCCGTCCAATGTGGCCCGCTTCATGTTCCTGGACCCCAAAGCCGCCGACTACTACCTCGACTGGGAACGCATGGCCGCCGGCACTGTGGCGATCCTGCGCGCCGAAGCCGGACGCGACCCCCACGACAAGGCACTGATCGACCTTGTCGGAGAACTCGCCACCCGAAGCGACCTGTTCCGCACCCGCTGGGCCGCCCACAACGTCCTCCGGCACCACGGCGGCGTCAAACAGATCAGCCACCCCGTCGTCGGCGAACTCACCCTCGGCTACGAGGCCCTGGACGTCGCCGCCGACAGCGGACTGACCATCATGGCCTACAGCGCCGAACCCGACACCCCCACGTCGGACGCCCTGAACTTGCTGGCCAGTTGGGCCGTGACCAGCGACCAGAGTGGACTCTCCATCTAG